In one window of Azotobacter salinestris DNA:
- a CDS encoding LysR family transcriptional regulator, translated as MDIDLARTFLEIVRGGSLVAAAERLHLTQTAVTARVHNLESQLGCRLFVRNRAGARLTADGERFVGYASQLVQTWEAARRDLPLPEGYDNLLTLGADVSLSSPLLLAWVQRLRQAIPSHALRSEVGAGDLLQERLDLGVLDAALVYQPEYWPGLQVEQLLEEKLIQVALQANPEPYIYVDWGKAFRRQHDAALPELARAPLYFSLGPLALQYLLQEGGRGYFRSRVVQRYLDEGLLRRVEKAPEFAYPVYLVYSRAKDSPILQQALALLREVAAGQTDWSRR; from the coding sequence ATGGATATCGATCTTGCCCGTACCTTCCTGGAAATCGTGCGTGGCGGCAGCCTCGTCGCCGCTGCCGAGCGCCTGCATCTCACCCAGACCGCGGTCACCGCGCGCGTCCACAACCTGGAGAGCCAGCTGGGCTGCCGGCTGTTCGTGCGCAACCGTGCCGGTGCGCGGCTGACCGCCGACGGCGAGCGCTTCGTCGGCTACGCCAGCCAGTTGGTGCAGACCTGGGAGGCGGCCCGCCGCGACCTGCCGCTGCCGGAGGGTTATGACAACCTGCTGACCCTGGGGGCGGATGTCAGCCTGTCCAGCCCGCTGCTGCTGGCCTGGGTGCAGCGCCTGCGCCAGGCGATCCCCTCCCATGCGCTGCGCAGCGAGGTGGGCGCGGGCGATCTGCTGCAGGAGCGCCTCGATCTCGGCGTGCTCGACGCCGCCCTGGTCTACCAGCCGGAGTACTGGCCGGGCCTGCAGGTGGAGCAGTTGCTCGAGGAGAAGCTGATCCAGGTCGCCCTGCAGGCCAATCCCGAGCCCTACATCTACGTCGACTGGGGGAAGGCGTTCCGCCGGCAGCACGATGCGGCGCTGCCGGAGCTGGCCAGGGCGCCCCTGTATTTCAGCCTCGGTCCGCTGGCCCTGCAGTACCTGTTGCAGGAGGGCGGGCGCGGCTACTTCCGTAGCCGGGTGGTGCAGCGCTATCTGGACGAGGGTCTGCTGCGGCGCGTGGAGAAGGCGCCGGAATTCGCCTATCCGGTCTACCTCGTCTACTCGCGGGCCAAGGATTCGCCCATCCTGCAGCAGGCCCTGGCACTGCTGCGCGAGGTGGCCGCCGGGCAGACCGACTGGTCGCGGCGCTGA